One Jeotgalicoccus saudimassiliensis DNA window includes the following coding sequences:
- a CDS encoding helix-turn-helix domain-containing protein — translation METIRFVERFIVYIEDHLREKIDFGEVLENMGVEPKSFMTIFKSLVGMTPAQYQEKRCMTEIAYEVYQGHRRLVDITKYYGYRDVDKFKKVYTRTFGIPVHETERNIKKMDLLDYISFEVVPTKQPKYQSYRTFVESFRLIGIAQYFDINTYQPDYKYKFLKILERDGLIDEILRYNDGFVKGIFVQERVIDGEMEIFVGTSSYQHTPFDETFTESMLYEIFDTSGAFDVEIDKVYEYIFRRWHFKEDVNMTCDFSLELIKHTYSLDDPATKIQVWQALDE, via the coding sequence ATGGAAACGATCAGATTTGTAGAGAGATTTATCGTATATATAGAAGACCATCTCCGGGAAAAAATCGACTTCGGTGAGGTTTTGGAAAATATGGGTGTTGAGCCGAAATCATTTATGACGATTTTTAAATCGCTCGTCGGAATGACGCCGGCGCAGTACCAGGAAAAACGCTGCATGACGGAAATTGCATATGAAGTTTACCAGGGACACAGACGTCTCGTTGATATTACTAAATATTACGGCTACCGCGATGTGGACAAGTTTAAAAAAGTTTACACACGTACATTCGGCATTCCGGTGCATGAAACCGAGCGCAACATTAAGAAAATGGACCTGCTCGACTACATTTCATTTGAAGTTGTACCGACGAAACAGCCGAAATATCAGTCATACCGTACATTTGTCGAAAGTTTCCGTCTGATTGGCATTGCGCAGTATTTCGATATCAACACTTACCAGCCGGACTACAAGTATAAGTTTTTAAAAATACTTGAACGCGACGGTCTGATCGATGAAATACTCCGTTACAACGACGGCTTTGTCAAAGGCATATTCGTACAGGAGCGCGTCATCGACGGTGAGATGGAAATATTCGTCGGGACATCGAGCTACCAGCACACCCCGTTTGACGAGACATTTACAGAATCGATGTTGTATGAAATTTTTGATACATCGGGCGCATTTGATGTCGAAATTGATAAAGTATATGAATATATTTTCCGCAGATGGCACTTCAAAGAAGACGTCAATATGACGTGCGATTTCTCGCTTGAATTAATTAAGCATACATACTCACTGGACGACCCTGCAACAAAAATACAAGTGTGGCAGGCGCTGGACGAATAG
- the rnz gene encoding ribonuclease Z, which translates to MKFTVLGSGAGLPSKDRNTQSFVIDCVLEYNEYILIDAGEALQHRILHTHIKPSKIKNIFITHLHGDHIFGLPGFLSSRAFQGGEGIPLKLYGPKGLAEWIETTFRISESTLNYPLEIIEVEPDMNIRLNNFDVRVIPLSHGIDSYAYIFKEDDKIGELQTDKLRELGIRPGPVYGEIKAGETFTHEGKVYQTSDFIGETIEGRKISVHGDTRLNSSTVYLDAIRDSDLLVHEATFLNNEKEKAHDYFHSEINHVLDVFKDVNYKQLLIVHISSRYTDEDIKQVSASIEGRAVIACDYFELPIPRNVK; encoded by the coding sequence ATGAAATTTACTGTTTTGGGGTCGGGCGCAGGGCTCCCGTCCAAAGATAGAAATACGCAGAGTTTTGTCATTGACTGCGTACTTGAATATAATGAATACATTTTAATCGATGCCGGTGAAGCTCTGCAGCACCGCATCCTTCATACCCATATTAAACCATCTAAAATTAAAAACATATTTATTACGCATCTTCACGGCGATCATATCTTCGGGCTGCCCGGGTTTTTATCGTCGAGAGCTTTCCAGGGCGGGGAAGGGATTCCGCTTAAGCTTTACGGTCCGAAAGGACTTGCCGAGTGGATTGAAACAACGTTCCGCATTTCAGAAAGTACGCTAAACTATCCGCTTGAAATTATTGAAGTCGAACCGGATATGAACATCCGTCTGAATAATTTTGATGTTCGTGTCATTCCATTATCTCATGGTATTGATTCCTATGCCTACATTTTTAAAGAGGATGACAAAATCGGTGAACTGCAGACGGATAAACTCCGTGAACTCGGTATCAGACCCGGACCGGTTTACGGTGAAATTAAAGCAGGCGAAACGTTTACGCATGAAGGTAAAGTCTATCAGACGTCGGACTTTATCGGTGAGACGATTGAAGGGCGTAAAATTTCAGTACACGGTGATACGCGTTTAAACAGCAGTACAGTGTATCTCGATGCAATCAGGGATTCCGATCTCCTCGTGCATGAAGCAACGTTTTTAAATAACGAAAAAGAAAAAGCACATGATTACTTCCATTCGGAAATTAACCACGTGCTCGACGTTTTTAAAGATGTGAATTACAAGCAGCTGTTAATCGTGCATATCAGCAGCCGCTATACGGATGAGGATATTAAACAGGTCAGCGCTTCAATAGAAGGGCGTGCAGTTATTGCCTGTGACTATTTCGAACTTCCCATCCCGCGTAACGTGAAATAA
- a CDS encoding alpha/beta hydrolase: MKNFSKWLAALVTSAVVLFISLGYFASSQIMFFKLRDIEIIKRRETRAKRMNMEEYDKLPKDIVNVPSRFGYNISASFIYPNETNKWVIICHGVSENKLSSTKYVNLFNDMGFNCVVYDARRHGSSGGVDSTYGFYEKFDLETVAEYLLENYGDDIEFGVHGESMGAATTLLYAGELSNKAKFYISDASFAKFRDQLAHIYSSYSRVASPVVLLFTYVFLKLRSKFSMYHVSPVKVVDKIEQPVLFIHSKRDSFIPYEASVELYNRKKGPKEQWYPDRGNHVESYNRNPKMYRHTVADFISRYAGWEVRNSHRQ; this comes from the coding sequence ATGAAAAATTTTTCCAAATGGCTCGCTGCACTTGTTACATCCGCAGTCGTGCTCTTTATATCGCTCGGCTACTTCGCGTCGAGCCAGATAATGTTTTTCAAACTGCGGGACATTGAAATTATTAAACGCCGCGAAACACGTGCAAAACGCATGAATATGGAAGAATACGATAAACTTCCTAAAGACATTGTGAACGTGCCGTCGAGATTCGGCTACAACATCAGCGCGTCGTTCATCTACCCGAACGAAACGAATAAATGGGTTATCATATGTCACGGCGTATCCGAAAACAAACTGAGCTCAACCAAATACGTCAACCTGTTTAATGACATGGGCTTTAACTGTGTCGTCTACGATGCACGCCGTCACGGCAGTTCAGGCGGTGTGGATTCAACATACGGTTTCTATGAAAAGTTCGATCTTGAAACTGTTGCTGAATATCTGCTTGAAAACTACGGCGATGATATCGAATTCGGCGTTCACGGGGAATCGATGGGTGCTGCGACAACACTGCTCTATGCAGGTGAACTGTCGAACAAAGCGAAATTCTATATTTCAGATGCTTCGTTTGCGAAGTTCAGAGATCAGCTGGCCCATATTTATTCATCATACTCGCGTGTGGCATCGCCGGTTGTACTGCTGTTTACATACGTCTTTTTAAAACTGCGCAGTAAATTCAGCATGTACCATGTGTCACCGGTTAAAGTAGTCGACAAAATTGAACAGCCTGTACTGTTTATTCATTCAAAACGCGATTCGTTTATTCCTTATGAAGCGTCGGTTGAACTGTATAACAGGAAAAAAGGACCGAAAGAACAATGGTACCCGGACCGCGGCAATCACGTGGAAAGCTACAACCGCAATCCGAAAATGTACCGTCATACGGTCGCTGATTTTATTTCACGTTACGCGGGATGGGAAGTTCGAAATAGTCACAGGCAATAA
- a CDS encoding NUDIX hydrolase, producing MITISNEHLIEKTRSKEDIYDGKIIDVKKLSVELPNGNESFREVVYHKGAVAVIAADRDNMYFVKQFRISTEEVLLEVPAGKIEIDEHPDETARKELKEEIGGEAGELKKLYEFYVSPGFSNELIHLYEAVDISFGDSQLEEDEFLDIVKVPLTELKTRMHNGEFRDGKTLVAVHHVLLSKGYL from the coding sequence GTGATTACTATTTCTAACGAACATTTAATAGAGAAGACACGTTCAAAAGAAGATATATATGACGGTAAAATAATCGATGTTAAAAAACTGTCGGTGGAATTGCCAAACGGCAATGAATCATTCAGGGAAGTTGTTTATCATAAAGGTGCTGTCGCAGTCATTGCAGCGGACAGAGACAATATGTATTTTGTTAAACAGTTCAGAATTTCAACAGAGGAAGTTCTGCTCGAAGTACCGGCAGGAAAAATTGAAATTGACGAACATCCCGATGAAACTGCTCGTAAAGAGCTGAAAGAGGAAATCGGCGGGGAAGCAGGGGAACTGAAAAAACTGTATGAGTTTTACGTTTCACCCGGATTCTCAAATGAACTGATTCACTTATACGAAGCGGTGGACATTTCATTCGGCGATTCTCAATTGGAAGAAGATGAATTTCTGGATATCGTCAAGGTGCCATTGACGGAGTTAAAAACGAGAATGCATAACGGCGAGTTCCGTGACGGTAAAACACTGGTTGCTGTACACCATGTGCTGTTGTCAAAAGGTTATTTATAA
- the fur gene encoding ferric iron uptake transcriptional regulator — protein sequence MEKRIERIKEALHEARYKLTPQREVTVRVLLENESSHLSAEDVFMKVKDKYPEIGLATVYRTLELLNELNVLDKVNFGDGVSRYDLRKEGAQHFHHHLICIHCGSVEEIEEDLLTDVEKIVTRDFEFDIIDHRLTFHGVCKLCKGKEGNTDA from the coding sequence GTGGAAAAGAGAATTGAGCGAATTAAAGAAGCTTTACACGAAGCTCGTTATAAATTAACTCCACAGCGGGAAGTCACTGTGAGAGTTTTGCTTGAAAATGAAAGCTCTCATCTGAGTGCTGAAGATGTTTTTATGAAAGTTAAAGATAAGTATCCGGAAATCGGACTGGCAACAGTATACCGTACACTTGAGCTTTTAAATGAACTGAATGTACTCGACAAGGTGAATTTTGGCGATGGTGTATCAAGATATGATTTAAGAAAAGAAGGTGCACAGCACTTTCATCATCATTTAATTTGCATCCATTGCGGTTCGGTGGAAGAAATTGAAGAAGACTTACTGACGGATGTTGAAAAAATCGTGACACGCGATTTCGAGTTTGACATTATCGATCACAGGTTAACTTTCCACGGCGTCTGCAAATTATGCAAAGGGAAAGAAGGAAACACAGATGCTTGA
- the xerD gene encoding site-specific tyrosine recombinase XerD encodes MLDRYVDEYLTYLKIERGLSDASISSYKQDLKQYSQYLTDENVTGVEQITTEILVTFLQFLSENGKSNKTIRRIQSTLRNFHQFLQLEQVIDTNPALRLNTPKEERELPVVLTVEEMETLLHAPDNTAQGIRDNAIMELLYASGLRVSELINLKLSDLNLDMGFIHVYGKGDKERIVPTTEYVADKLNNYIKNQRLTLLKHENTDILFLTNRGKGFTRQGLWKTIKKYVLISGIGKNITPHTFRHSFATHLIENGADLRAVQEMLGHSDISTTQVYTQISATKIREMYKQFHPRK; translated from the coding sequence ATGCTTGACCGTTATGTTGATGAATATTTAACGTATTTAAAAATCGAGCGTGGTTTAAGTGATGCTTCAATCTCATCATACAAACAGGATTTAAAACAATACAGTCAATATTTAACTGATGAAAATGTTACGGGTGTCGAGCAGATTACGACAGAAATCCTCGTAACATTTTTACAGTTTTTATCAGAAAACGGCAAGAGCAATAAAACCATCAGACGCATTCAGTCGACGCTCAGAAACTTTCATCAGTTTTTGCAGCTGGAGCAGGTCATCGATACGAACCCTGCGCTCAGACTGAATACGCCTAAAGAAGAACGCGAATTGCCGGTCGTATTAACCGTCGAAGAAATGGAGACTCTCCTTCATGCACCGGATAATACAGCACAGGGCATCCGCGATAACGCGATTATGGAGCTCCTGTATGCGAGCGGTCTCAGGGTAAGCGAACTGATCAACTTAAAGCTCAGCGACCTGAACCTCGATATGGGTTTTATACATGTATACGGTAAAGGAGACAAGGAAAGAATTGTACCGACGACCGAATATGTGGCGGATAAATTAAACAATTATATAAAAAATCAGCGATTAACGTTATTAAAACATGAAAATACTGATATACTGTTTCTTACAAACAGAGGTAAGGGATTCACCCGTCAGGGATTATGGAAGACAATTAAGAAGTATGTACTGATTAGCGGCATCGGTAAAAATATCACCCCGCACACGTTCAGACATTCATTTGCGACGCATTTAATCGAAAACGGTGCGGACCTCCGTGCCGTGCAGGAAATGCTAGGTCATTCCGATATATCAACGACGCAGGTATACACACAGATCTCTGCAACGAAAATCAGAGAAATGTATAAGCAGTTCCATCCAAGAAAGTAG
- the deoB gene encoding phosphopentomutase, which yields MYKKIHLIVLDSVGIGEAPDAADFGDKGTHTLKHTLESHPNTLPNLAKLGLGNIDKLPGVDKQDSTTGFYTKMQEVSKGKDTMTGHWEIAGLNIDTAFKVYPDGFSDELLNKITEATGRGIIGNKPASGTDIIEEFGEHQIETGDLIIYTSNDPVLQIAANEEVIPLDELYDICEKVREMTKEAEHLVGRVIARPFVGSKKGEFKRTENRHDYALEPFGRTVLNALKDDNKDVIAIGKINDIFTGSGITDAVRTKSNDDGVNKLLEVMDRDFNGLSFLNLVDFDAEYGHRRDPVGYSNALKAFDDRLPELTDKLTEDDLLIITADHGNDPTYTGTDHTREYVPLLVTTGRELNFGEIDQCATFSNIAATVAENFGVDYETHGESFLKDIK from the coding sequence ATGTACAAAAAAATTCATTTAATCGTTCTTGATTCAGTCGGTATCGGTGAGGCACCGGATGCGGCGGATTTTGGAGACAAAGGTACCCACACTTTAAAACATACATTGGAATCACATCCAAACACATTGCCGAACCTTGCAAAACTCGGCCTCGGCAACATCGATAAACTTCCGGGTGTTGACAAACAGGACAGCACGACAGGATTCTATACTAAAATGCAGGAAGTATCCAAAGGTAAAGATACGATGACAGGACACTGGGAAATTGCCGGCCTGAACATCGACACAGCATTTAAAGTATATCCCGACGGATTCTCTGATGAGCTTCTGAACAAAATTACAGAAGCAACAGGCCGCGGTATTATCGGCAACAAACCGGCAAGCGGAACTGACATTATCGAGGAATTCGGTGAGCATCAGATTGAAACGGGCGATTTAATCATCTATACATCAAACGACCCTGTACTTCAGATCGCAGCAAACGAAGAAGTGATTCCGCTGGACGAACTTTACGACATCTGTGAAAAAGTACGTGAAATGACGAAAGAAGCCGAACACCTTGTCGGCCGCGTTATCGCACGTCCATTCGTCGGCTCTAAAAAAGGCGAATTTAAACGTACGGAAAACCGTCACGACTATGCGCTTGAGCCATTCGGCAGAACGGTATTAAACGCGCTGAAAGACGATAACAAAGACGTGATTGCAATCGGTAAAATCAACGACATCTTTACGGGAAGCGGAATTACAGACGCAGTCCGTACGAAAAGCAATGACGACGGAGTCAACAAGCTGCTGGAAGTAATGGACCGCGACTTTAACGGACTGTCATTCCTTAACCTTGTGGACTTCGACGCAGAATACGGCCACCGCCGTGACCCGGTCGGCTACAGCAATGCATTAAAAGCATTCGACGACAGACTTCCTGAATTAACAGATAAGCTGACAGAAGATGATCTGTTAATCATCACTGCAGACCACGGCAATGATCCGACATACACAGGAACAGACCACACGAGAGAATATGTGCCTTTATTAGTGACGACAGGCAGAGAACTTAACTTCGGTGAGATTGACCAGTGTGCAACATTCAGCAACATCGCCGCAACAGTCGCTGAAAACTTCGGTGTCGACTATGAAACGCACGGCGAAAGCTTTCTTAAGGATATTAAATAA
- a CDS encoding DUF309 domain-containing protein — protein MIRIDKEILLQFFNELIIKQDYFECHEIMEEAWKDKENFTKEDPEVFLVLIVTGEYHYRRDNIIGAATSYKRALKLYEKYEYDVGAFGFDAEFADVISERFESLAEVPFTPMHYPVKQWVYESLYDMYRDDYESYSAFTLEILNRFEKDEHIIHRHRLRDREDVIEARLEALNRRLKQRKG, from the coding sequence GTGATACGTATCGATAAAGAAATACTTTTACAATTCTTTAACGAATTAATTATAAAGCAAGATTACTTCGAATGCCATGAAATCATGGAAGAAGCATGGAAAGATAAGGAAAACTTTACGAAAGAAGACCCGGAAGTGTTCCTTGTGCTGATAGTAACCGGTGAATACCACTACAGACGTGATAATATTATCGGCGCCGCAACATCGTACAAACGCGCCCTGAAACTGTATGAGAAATACGAATACGACGTTGGCGCGTTCGGCTTTGATGCGGAATTTGCCGATGTGATTTCAGAGCGGTTCGAATCGCTTGCCGAAGTGCCATTTACACCGATGCATTATCCTGTCAAACAGTGGGTGTACGAGTCGCTGTACGACATGTACCGTGATGACTATGAGTCATACAGCGCATTCACACTCGAAATACTCAACCGTTTTGAAAAAGACGAGCACATTATCCACCGCCACCGCCTGCGTGACCGCGAAGACGTGATTGAAGCACGATTGGAGGCGCTGAACCGGAGACTAAAACAGCGGAAAGGATAG
- a CDS encoding segregation and condensation protein A, which yields MTAYKVKLDVFEGPLDLLLHLIKELEIDIYDIPMKMLTEQYMEYINQMKELELNVASDYLVMASELVKIKSHMLLPEPPMADEDYEDPREQLMSQLIEYQNYKLYAEELNKLKEESGLQFVKAPHLFEDDGDDTETLELSLHDLLEAYNKVKSRVSLTEESYVVVPREVYTKEEAVEFIASKFKNAKTLKMTELLTFDEPRTKVVQVFITILDYISQNLYQITRIDEDDFELERLA from the coding sequence ATGACTGCTTATAAAGTTAAATTAGATGTTTTTGAAGGACCGCTCGATCTGCTCCTTCATTTGATAAAAGAACTTGAAATTGATATTTACGACATTCCGATGAAAATGCTCACCGAGCAGTATATGGAATATATCAATCAGATGAAAGAACTTGAACTCAACGTTGCGAGCGACTATCTCGTGATGGCGAGCGAGCTTGTGAAAATTAAAAGCCACATGCTGCTGCCGGAGCCGCCGATGGCCGATGAGGATTATGAAGATCCCCGCGAGCAATTGATGTCCCAACTGATAGAATATCAAAATTATAAATTATATGCTGAGGAACTGAATAAACTGAAAGAGGAATCCGGACTTCAGTTCGTGAAAGCACCACACCTGTTTGAAGATGACGGGGATGACACGGAGACACTCGAGCTGAGTCTTCACGATCTGCTTGAAGCGTATAATAAAGTGAAGTCTCGCGTCTCTCTTACCGAAGAGTCATACGTCGTTGTCCCGCGCGAGGTATACACGAAAGAAGAGGCAGTCGAGTTTATCGCGTCGAAGTTTAAAAATGCAAAGACGTTAAAAATGACCGAACTGCTTACTTTCGACGAACCCCGCACTAAAGTGGTGCAGGTATTTATTACTATATTAGATTATATCAGTCAGAATCTCTATCAGATTACACGCATCGATGAAGATGATTTTGAGCTCGAAAGGTTGGCTTAA
- the scpB gene encoding SMC-Scp complex subunit ScpB, with amino-acid sequence MEKINIIEGLLYIAGDLGLSEEALMMHVPITKMQLEIEVEKYDKEHLTIDRHGDMYFLKTTDNMEKYIKRVLADRPAKKLSQAALEVLAIIAYNQPISRNGIESVRGIVSDGPISTLINKGLVKKKNITDERAAHFETTQSFLETFGLKSLDDLPADDMIAEQEEIDLFFNSLKEQN; translated from the coding sequence ATGGAAAAAATAAACATTATCGAAGGTTTATTATATATTGCCGGCGACCTCGGTTTAAGTGAGGAGGCACTGATGATGCACGTGCCGATTACTAAAATGCAGCTGGAAATAGAAGTGGAAAAATACGACAAGGAACATTTAACGATTGACCGCCACGGCGATATGTACTTTTTAAAAACGACGGACAACATGGAGAAGTATATTAAGAGAGTGCTCGCAGACCGTCCGGCGAAAAAATTATCACAGGCTGCATTAGAAGTGCTGGCAATTATTGCCTATAATCAGCCGATTTCACGAAACGGTATAGAAAGTGTCCGGGGTATCGTGTCAGACGGCCCGATTTCTACGCTGATCAACAAAGGCCTGGTGAAAAAGAAAAACATTACCGACGAACGTGCCGCGCACTTTGAAACGACACAGAGCTTTTTGGAAACATTCGGTCTGAAATCTTTAGATGACTTACCGGCAGATGATATGATAGCAGAACAGGAAGAAATTGACCTGTTCTTCAATAGCTTAAAGGAGCAAAACTAA
- a CDS encoding pseudouridine synthase has translation MKTTRLNKKIADAGITSRRKADKLIEEGRVYVNDKLVTELGLQVTDKDRVTVDGIQLTKEEPVHILYYKPTGEISAAEDDKKRDTVIDAFHDIDARLYPVGRLDYDTSGLLLVTNDGEFTQLMTHPKFEMKKTYRVKTDGILLRHQQDEMRRGIKLDDGKTAPCDLKVIRDKGGKDMILEITIHEGRNRQVRRMFEHFGLNVTKLTRIRFDFLTLDGLKEGEYRFLKPHEVKKLIANSKK, from the coding sequence ATGAAAACTACACGTTTAAATAAAAAAATTGCAGATGCAGGTATTACTTCACGCCGTAAAGCAGACAAGTTAATCGAAGAAGGCCGCGTATACGTCAACGACAAGCTCGTGACGGAACTCGGTCTGCAGGTTACCGACAAAGACCGCGTAACGGTCGACGGTATTCAGCTGACGAAGGAAGAACCCGTGCACATTTTATACTACAAGCCGACAGGCGAAATCTCAGCAGCGGAAGACGATAAAAAACGCGACACAGTTATCGACGCATTTCATGATATCGACGCACGTCTGTATCCGGTAGGGCGTCTTGACTACGATACATCAGGGCTTCTGCTCGTGACAAACGACGGTGAGTTCACGCAGCTGATGACACACCCGAAATTCGAAATGAAGAAAACATACAGAGTAAAAACAGACGGCATTCTTCTCCGTCACCAGCAGGATGAAATGCGCCGCGGCATTAAACTGGACGACGGTAAAACAGCACCGTGCGACCTGAAAGTCATCCGCGACAAGGGCGGCAAAGATATGATTCTTGAAATAACAATTCACGAAGGACGCAACCGTCAGGTCAGAAGAATGTTTGAACATTTTGGACTGAACGTTACGAAACTTACACGTATCCGTTTTGACTTCCTGACACTCGACGGCTTAAAAGAAGGCGAGTACCGTTTCCTGAAACCGCATGAAGTGAAAAAGCTTATTGCGAACAGTAAGAAATAA
- a CDS encoding redoxin domain-containing protein, with translation MKKGTRKIIRTGTIITIAALLGITLYLNLRDGSQTVNVGDEAVDFKLETLDGEEIQLSEITKDKGVIVNFWGTWCKPCREEMPEMNQVYNEGHEDYEIIAVNVSENKQQIEQFISGLSEDLDYPIALDPNRSVTKAYNIGPLPTTIAINKDGVVVKKQEYQLTKEDIYTFIDESLE, from the coding sequence TTGAAAAAAGGAACTAGAAAAATTATTCGTACAGGTACAATTATTACAATTGCTGCGCTGCTCGGCATTACTTTGTATTTAAATTTGAGGGATGGCTCTCAAACGGTAAATGTCGGAGACGAAGCAGTCGATTTTAAACTGGAAACACTGGACGGCGAAGAGATTCAGCTGTCTGAAATAACAAAAGACAAAGGTGTCATTGTTAACTTCTGGGGCACGTGGTGTAAGCCGTGCCGCGAAGAAATGCCGGAAATGAACCAGGTATATAACGAAGGTCATGAAGACTACGAAATTATCGCTGTAAACGTCTCTGAAAACAAACAGCAGATTGAGCAGTTTATTTCAGGTCTTTCAGAAGACCTCGATTATCCAATCGCTTTAGATCCAAACCGCAGTGTCACGAAAGCTTACAATATCGGACCGCTGCCGACGACAATCGCGATTAACAAAGACGGTGTTGTCGTTAAAAAACAGGAATATCAACTGACTAAAGAGGATATCTACACATTTATAGATGAATCTCTGGAATAG